The Virgibacillus siamensis sequence GTGGTCACGGAACACGGTATTGCCCGTTTGCGCGGGCAAACAATTCGGGAAAGGACAAGTGAATTAATCCGGATTGCGCATCCGAATTTTCGTGATGAGTTGAAATATGAGGCAAAACAAATGGGGTATTTGTAGAAAAGCTTTATCTTCCAAAAACACAAACTGACAAATTATTGCCCGGGAAATAATTTGTCAGTATTTGTGTTATTTATTCTATTATGAATGACAGTACTATTTAAGCAATCCAACCAGTTTCAGACCATGCTCAACGCCATCTTCATCCACACTTTTCGTGACAGATTTTGCCGCTTCCTTAACTATTTCCTCGGCATTTCCCATCGCAACACTGTTCTGAACCGCGCGCAGCATTTCGATATCGTTTAATCCATCACCGAATGCATAGACATTCTCGGGTGCTATCCCCATTTTTTCAATTGCTTTTTCGATACCTTTGGCTTTTGATCCGCCATGCGGCAAAACATCAACGGATACTGGATGCCAGCGAATGAAATCGAATTGATCGAAACGTTCTTCATACACCTGCTCTTCCCCATCTGTGCAGAAGACCAATGCCTGATAAATATCGCGCCCGATATAATAATCCGGGTCATATTTCAATTCCTGAGGGATTTTCAACTCGCCGATTGCATGTTTTACAGAGGCATCATTTTCCTTGTTTGACGTCCAATCCTTATGGTCAATGTAAACAATTGGATGTTCATGCTCAAGTGCAGATGCCGTCAGTTCTTTCAATGCCTCTGTATTTAGTGGGTTCCTGTAAATCACTTCACCCTTGCTTACTACATATTGTCCGTTAAGCGAAACATATGTATCAATATCCAGTTCCTCCAGCAAATGATCAAATGCAAATGGAGTACGCCCCGTCGCAATCGCAACGATATGCCCGTCATTCTGAAGCGCCCGGATTGCCCGTTTAGCTGATTGCGGAACTTCTTTTTCCGCATTCAATAGTGTATTATCAAGATCAAAAAATATCATACTTTGTGTCATGGAAGCTTCCTTTCTATTTCTATTCTAAAGGTATTATAAGCCCTTTTTCACAAAAAGAATAGCCATCCATTTCAGATGGCATTTTTATCTATTCTCCTTACATGACTTCCATTAATCAAACGATTGATCAACAACCCTTGAAACTGCTTCACAAGCCGGAACTGCCACAAAAATTCAAATTAAAAACCCTTCCGGCAGAAAATCCCTCTCATCCACTACAAATTGGTGAAAACCGGTAATACTTGCCGTACCGGAAACTTCTGGTATAACAGCATCGAATGACGTTACTTTTGCATCGGCAATCACTGCACTTTGAAATACACCGCCGGTAATACTTTCATGAAAAAATGATTCGCTTTTCTCCAATTCACCATTTGCATATAATGCTGCTACTCTGGCACTTGTACCTGTTCCACAAGGGGAACGGTCAATTTGATGATCAGCAAATATGGTTACGTTTTTCAAATCAGCATTGCTATTGGAAGGATTACCTGAAAAGATAACGCCGTAAATTCCTTTTAGATCATCCTGCAGCGGGTGTTGAATATTAATAGTTGCTTCGATCGCATATTTTATTTTCATACCAAGTGACTGCAATTTTGGCAAGGATTCATGATCCAGCTGTACATGTAATTCATTACTATCAATAATTGCGTAAAAAGCCCCGCCGAATGCAATATCAGCCGTAATTTCCTGATTATCAATTTTTACAGGGTAATCTTTTTCATATAGAAATGAGGCCACATTTTCAAATGAAACATGAATTACCTGCTTTCCCTCACAATGTGCATAAGCAACGACCTGACCTGCGGGGCTGTCGATAATAAATTTACGATGACCATCTTCTACCATATATTCACCGGTTTCAATTACCATTGTAACGACGGCAATAATACCATGACCGCACATGGTACTCCATCCCTCATTATGCATGAATAACACACCAAAATCCGCTTCCTCCGTTGCTGGCGACGTAATAATGCATCCATACATGCCATGATGCCCTCTTGGTTCATTCATTAATGTTTTTCGGAGCCCATCCAGATGCTCCATGCAATATGCTCTCCGATCCGGTTGTGTCCTGCCTTTGATTGGCGGAACACCACTTTTTATAATTCTTAATGGCTCCCCCGCTACATGCAAATCTACCGTCGAAATAATTCGATTAGCGTCCAATTTATTTCCCTCCTTCGAATAGCTTGCATTCTGTAAAAATATCATTTTATCTCTCGAAAGCGGTATCATATAATATAAATAATTCTATTTTTAACACGGGAGGCATTTCCACCTTGTATACCATTGGAGAAAAAGTAGTTCACCGAGTCTTTAAAATGAATGGCCATGTTGCAAATGTCGATCATGAAACCGTTTCGATTCTATTTAACAATGGGTATTTCCGTGTGTTTCGCCTTGAATCATCTTTCATGTATTTAGAGCGAATCCCTGTGCGATAAGAATCGATCAACCCTTGCCATATAGATTCACCCTAAAACTTTATTATACTTTATCGAAAGCCGCCTCCCATTGCTCCTGAATCACCCTTCTCCCCTTCTTCACTTCAGGATGAAACTGAATGTATGCATTGTCCCGCGTTTGTTCAGTCGACTGAATTGCGTGTTGAATTTCTTGTGTTAAGCCACTTACACCTGCATGGTTTGCTATTGATAGACCGGCCGTTACCCCCTGTTTCATGGCAACTTTGGCACCTTCAACACCGGTAATATTTCCGGCTACGTATACGTTCTCAAGCGGTGTTTCCATATATGCATTGTGTACCGGAACATACCCGCCTAACTCCTCCACCAAATAAAACGGACACCCGGCAACGGCGGCTAGTTCTGCCAATGGATATAATCCGCCCGCAATACATACAAAATCACACGATATGTTTTCCTCACTTCCGACAACGACCTCACCCTTTGAATCGATAGTTGCCAGTTTGACACCTGTAACAGCGTCATCCCCACAAATCTCGATTACGGCTTTTCGAAGTTGGATGGGAATATCCCACATTTTAAAACCATTTTTCGGATAAAACGTAACACCCATCTTTTTCATGAATTCATTTTTCAACAATTTGCTGCCATACCGAACAGCAGGCGATGGGGCCATATGGGAAACATGAAGAAGGGAATCCAGTACCTCCTTTGGTTGTGCTTGATTGTGTGTTATTTCATTCATTTTCGGTAATGTGAGACTTGCGACTTCCACTCCGGCAAGCTGCAGTTCCATCGCAATGGCCGCTGATAGAACATTCACACCAATAATGACACCGCGATTTCCCGGTTTCACCCGGTGGACATTCGTCATCACCTGTGCGGCACCAACAGACATGACACCAGGGAGTTCCCAGCCTGGAACCGGAATTGGGGATTCGGCTGCGCCTGTTGCGAGCAATAGATGATCTGCGTAAAGGACATCCTTTTCCGTATAAACACCCCATTGCTCACCCTGTTTTTCGATATTATGGACCGACGTGCCTAATTCGATTGCAACGTCCAAATGGGTTGCCCGTTCATATAGTTTTTCAGATTCCTTGATTCCGTTCCACCAAAACCCATTTGGCTCTTCATACAATTGTCCAAGCAGCCTTCCACCCGGCTTAAAATATTCATCTATTACCAATGGCTTTAATCCTTTTTCAGCGCCCGTAATCGCGGCTGATAAACCAGCCGGCCCAGCCCCGATGATAATCACATCATGCATGTTCTTCCCTCCAATCCCTAACAGGTGTAGGAAGTTTTCCGCCGCTGTCGACGACCATTCCTTCTTGCAGCGGTGTCAAACAGGCGCGAATACCCGATTTTCCATTAACCTTAACGCGACATTCAAAACAGTGCCCAATATTGCAATATATCCCGCGTGGAGTACCACTTTCCTCATGATGACGAAGTGTGCGGATGCCATTTGCAAGCAGTGCAGCGGCAAGTGATTCGTGTTTCAACCCTTTGTATTGTTTTTCATTAAATGTAAATGTGACATAGTCCTTTTCCGTTATGGCACCGAGTACCGGATGATCCTCTATTCGTTGACTCATTCTTCCACCCTCCCTAAATCGCCGAAATGAATTGGACGAACAGGCGGCTGATACTTCAAAGCTATTTGATCACGCCCCTTGCTTTCGCCCTCCGATGCAACTTTATCTACTATATTCCGGCATGTTCGCCCACCGCAATATCCCATTGACGCCCTTGTTCGCAGCTTTAATTCACGCGCTGAGCAATTATATTTGGAAGCAGTTTCAATTAATTCCTGATAGGTAACTTCCTCACACCTGCAAATAACGACATCTTTTTCTGCCATTTTCACCACTCCTCTTGTTCTGTCTCTTTTCTTATCCATGCAAAAATGGTGCCAAAAACACTTTTCGGCACCATTTATTAGCGAATACTATTTTACCCCCAATTTTTTCAACCGATTATAAAGCGTTGCCCTCGTTATCTGCAGATTTTCCGCACAGACTGCTTTATTCCCGTTTACCTTTTCCAGCTCTTTTACAAGGATGTCTTTTTCCACTTCCTGCAGCCGCTCATTTAACGAACGCCCGTTGTTTTCAGCAACTACTTTACGATTGCCGTTTCCCCAACCTGTAGTAGGTTCAAAAGGCAAGTCGTCCAATTTGATATCACCGTTTTCCGAAAATACAATGAGCCGCTCGACAACGTTTTTTAATTCCCTGATATTTCCCGGCCACTGATATTGGAGCAGCGCTTGCATAACTTCCTGTGAAATACCATGGATCGGCCGGTTATACTTAATGGATATTTCGTTCAGGAAATAATGGGTCAGCTCAATAATATCTTCCGGCCGTTTTCGCAGTGGCGGCACCTCAATGCTTACGACATTTAACCGGTAATACAGGTCTTCCCTGAATTTGCCCTCTTTCACCAATGCTTTTAAGTCCTGATTGGTTGCAGCCACCAGCCTGAAGTTACCTTCTTTTTCTTTCGTTCCTCCAACTGAATAAAACCTGTTTTCCTGGAGCAAACGAAGCATCTTCACCTGCATGTCCAATGGCATTTCACCAATTTCATCAAGAAGGAGCGTGCCCCCTTTTGCCAGATCCACCTTCCCTTTTTTCCCTTTTTGATCAGCACCGGAGAATGCGCCTTTCTCATAGCCGAACATTTCACTTTCAAATAACGGTTCCGGAATTGCACCACAATTAATCGCCACAAACGGTGCATCCTCATCTTCTCGTATTGCATGAACCGCTTTTGCAAACAATTCCTTCCCAACCCCACTTTCGCCGTGAATCAGGATATTCGCATCGGTCGAGGCCGCCTTTTTAAATTTAGTAATTGTTTTTCTGAGCGGCTTGCTGTTCCCCCGTATGTTGATGAACGGATTCGCCGTGGAGGTTAACTTATTAACCTCTTTTTCCAAATGAAATAGGCGCTCCGTGGCATGATACAATTCCTTATTTAACTTGATTTGACTTGTAATATCCCGCTCCGATACAACCGCTCCAATGATCTCCTCGTCGCAATATACCGGATTCGAATTAATTAACACGACTTGATTATCCCGCGCTTTATGCTGGCTATGATAAACGGACGTGCCATCTTTCAATGTATTCAATAATTCCAAACGATCCGGCTTAAAAAAGTCAGTAATCGGCCTTCCTAATATATCTTCCTGCTTAATCGAAAATACCTGTTCCGCCCCTTTTGTCCATGCTAAAACGTTTTCATCACTGTCAATAACAGTACAGGATTCATCAATGGTTTCCAAAATGGTTGAGATATATTTATACAGGTATTGATAGTTCGTGTATAGTTTTTTGGATAAGTCTTGTGATGTGAGATACCCGAGCAGCTGGTCTTGATCAGCTTTGATCAGAATGCATCCGTCCGTTTCCAACACGTTTATCATATGACTTAGTTCTGCATTTACCGGGACAATTGTGCACGATGCATAGTTCAATCGGTTTGTAACGAATTGCATGTTCCCCTCTTTATCTTTGAGAAAAACCTGTTTGGGGTGTTCGGATTGGATGACAGTCTCCAATTCACGTTCCGGCACACTTTCCGCATTCAAGATCACAAAATTCTTGTTAACCATTTTTTTTACATCTAAAAAAGTTGGAAAGTACATATTCAAAACCTCCTTAAACCGTATAAATTTTTATACACTTTTAAATGATTTTTACACATTTATTGATAATTTTCAACACAATTCGGAATTATAGTCCATTTTACGATTGGCACAAAAATTGCAGGATAAGAAGCAGTAAATTTATGGGAGGTTTCGTATAATGAAACGAAAATTTAAACTGGTATTGCTGCTGTCTGCCGCACTCTTTTTAGTCACTTTTCTTAACGCTTGCAGCGAGGATAAATCGGAAGGTACTGAAAGCAACAAGGAAGCCGAATCCGCGGGCAGCGGGCAGGCTGATCTGGCTGAAGACCAGGTTTTGCATCTAACGGCAACATCTGATTTCACATCCCTTGACCCACATCATGCTTCAGATGCACCTTCATTTGATTCCCTTTATCAAATTCGCTCCGGCTTGGTCACACTTGATGAAAATGGGGAAATTGTTCCGGATATGGCTAAAGCCATGCCTGAAATCAGCAAAGACGGAACCGTTTATACATTTACATTAAAAGATGACGTCGTTTGGTCAAACGGAGATCCGGTGACCGCACAGGATTTTGTCTATTCCTGGCAGCGGGAAGTAAACCCTGAGACAGCCGGTGAATATGCATTTATCTATTTATCGGCCAATATTGAAAATGCTGCCAACATCCGTAATAAAAAAAGCGCTATGTATGGGGACACAAAAAAGATAGGCATTGAAGCTATCAATCAACGAAAATTAAAGATTACGCTCGAAAAGCCGACACCTTACTTCTTGGATTTATTAACATTCCCGCCATTTTATCCATTGAATGAGGAGTTCGTTAAAAAGCAGGGCGCTGATTTTGCTCTTGAACCGGAGAATATGCTTTTCAACGGGCCTTTTAAATTGGACAAATGGAATCATGGTGTCGGCTGGACATATACCAAGAACGATAAATATTGGAATGCTGATAAAGTCACATTGGAAAAAGTGAAATACAAAGTAGTCAAGCAGAAAAACACCGCAGTTAACATCTATAAATCAGGCAGCCTTGACTTTCTAAAACTAAGCTCTGACTATATTCAACTTTTCCAAGACAGCGAAGAACTTCATACAGGTGAATTAACGGCAGAAATCAAATTTATCCGCCTGAATCAACAACATGAGGCACTTGCAAATGAACATATACGCGATGCCATTTATAATTCAATTAACCGGAAAGGGCTTGTGGATGTATTGGTCAAAACCGGTGCCGAACCCGCCAGATATGTCGTACCGAAAAGCTTTGCAAAAGGACCGGATGGGAAAGATTTTCGTGCAAAATATCCTTCGATAAATAAAATGTCATTGGAAGAAGCGCGACAGTCCTGGATGAAGGGGCTAAAAGAGATTGGTAAGGAAAAAGTGGAAATTGGTTTGATGATTGGTGATACAGATACAAATGCAACAATCGCCGAATATTACGCGAATCAACTGGAAGAAAACTTGCCGGGGCTAACCGTCACCATCAACAGACAGCCGTATCAAGCACACTTGAAGCTTGAAGGGAACCGAAAATATGATATGTCAAAATGGGGATGGCTGCCGGATTATCGGGATCCGATAACATTCCTTGATCTGTGGGCTACAGACGAACCCTTTAATCGGACAGGGTACTCCAATCCGGAGTATGATGCCCTGATTAAAAAAGCTAAAAACCTTGGCAACCAACCGAAAAAGCGCTGGAAAATCATGCAGAAAGCCGAAAAAATACTGCTGGAAGATGCGGTCATTGTTCCGACACACCAGGCAGCTACAGCCTATGTCAAAAAGCCTTATGTTAAACATGTTATTGTACGGAATTACGGCCCGACAGTTGACTGGACATATGCCCGCGTTTTAAAACATTAATTTGTGAAGGAGGAACTGAAATGGAAAAGATAACTAAACTACGGAATCAATTTGATGATTTAGGGATTGATGGCATGTTGATCACCAATGATCAGAATCGCCGGTACATGACGGGATTCACAGGCACAGCCGGTATTGTGCTTATTTCAAAATCAGAAGCTAAATTGATTACTGACTTTCGTTATGTGGATCAGGCGAAGACTCAGGCCACAGATTTTGACGTTATCCTGCATAAAAATAGAACGATTGATGAGATAGATAAACAGATTGCATCCTCTAACATTACGAAACTCGGCTTTGAAGAAAATCATGTAACCTATAACACGTTCAAAACGTTCAGCGAAACGATCCACGCTGAATTAGTCCCGACGTCAAAAGTGATTGAAAATCTTCGGCTGATCAAAAGTAAAGATGAAATTGAAACGATCAAAAAAGCGGCGCATATTGCCGATGAAACCTTTTCCCACATCATTGACTATATTCATCCGGGGATCACCGAGATGGATGTGAATCATGAATTGGAAGCTACAATGCGAAAACTGGGGGCCACGTCCTCAGCCTTTGACATCATCGTCGCTTCCGGTTCACGTTCCGCACTTCCCCACGGTGTAGCCAGTGAGAAAGTGATTGAAAAGGGAGATATGGTCACACTTGATTTTGGTGCCTATTACAACGGTTATCGGTCGGACATCACCCGCACTGTAGCGGTCGGCAAACCGGATAAGGAGCTGGAGAAAGTTTATTCCATTGTCCGGGAAGCTTTGTCACGAGGAGCGGAGGGATTAAAACCTAATATGGCTGCTTCCGCGGTGGATGCATTGCCACGGGATTATATTACTGCGAAGGGATTTGGCAGCTGCTTCGGACATGGTGCAGGTCATGGCATTGGTTTAGACATACATGAAGAACCATTCTTCTCCAAAAGCTCCGACAAACTAACAGAGCCCGGCATGGTTGTGACAATCGAACCCGGCATCTACATCCCTGAGCTTGGCGGTGTACGAATTGAAAATGACTATCTTGTAACAACGGATGGTAATGAAACACTTTCCCAATCAACAACTGAATTAATTGTATTGTGAACGGAGATTGCGCGACTTTGCCTTGGGGCCGCGCGATTTTCTCCTGAGTTCGCGCGACTTTGACCCGGGTTCGCGCGACTTTGACCTGAGTTCGCGCGACTTTGCTCTGACTTCGCGCGACTTTGCTCCGACTTCGCACGACTTTACCCTGGCTTCGCGCGACTCTCCCTCGACTTCGCACGACTCTCCCTCGAGTTCGCACGACTCCCCATCACTCCGCACAACATCCCCCCAACAAACAAAAGTCGCCTCCAAGGAATTACCTCCATTCCATTGGAGACGGCTTCTTTGATTATGATGAAACTACGCGGATTTATGATCGGTTTTTTCCTTCTTTTTCTTTTTATCAAAGAAGAACCAGCCCATATATCCATAAAAGATGGTGATGATAATCCCGACATAGCCAAACCAGAGAAATGGCAGATAAGCTAACGTTGATACTCCCAACACAGTTGACATGTAGATACCGCCGTCGGACCAGGGTACCATTGGGGTTGTAACTGTTCCGCCACCTTCCGTATTTCGGGATAATACGCGGCGGTCAATATTTCGGTCATCATACAAATCCTCGGTCATTTTTGTTCCGGTAATATTGGATACATAGGCCGCACTTCCGAATAAATTGCCCAGGAACGCTGAAAACATGGTGGCCAGCGTTAATCTTCCGGTGCTTTCTTGTACCCAATTATCGAACAAATTACTGAATGCACGCAATATACCTACTTGATCAAGCAGTCCGCCTAAGCCAAGCGCCATTAAAATAAGTGCAATCACGCCTAGCATGGATACAATACCACCGGAATTCAGCAGTGAATCAATAAATTCAACACCGGAAGAAATGTCAACGACCCCGTTATACGCAGTTTTGATAGCTGCAACAATGGTCATCCCCTGGAATAATGCTGCCCAAACGGCTCCAAGCAGTGCACCGAAGGAAATAACCGGAATTGCCGGCTTTCCCAAAGCTAACAGTAAAATAACAACTGCAGCCGGAATCAAAACGTACCAATGAATATTAAACGTTTCACTTAATGCTGCCTCTACACCATTCGCGCGTGATAAGTCCCCATCATGATTAACATAAAAGAACCCGACAAATGTAAATAGAATACCCGTAATTAATAATGTTGGAATACTGACAGGCAGCATCCCTTTCACATGCTCAATTACATTCACTCTTGAAAGGGAGGCAGTCAAATTTGTGGTGTCCGACAATGGCGACAATTTATCCCCTACATATGCACCGGATATTACCGATCCGGCTACTAAAGGTAACGGAATACCATAACTTGCCCCTATTCCCATCATAGCAATACCGGCTGTACCCGCAGTTCCAAACGATGTGCCGGTAGCAAGCGATGTGATTGCACAAATAATCATTGCCGCTACGAGAAAGATAGTAGGATTTAAAATCTGTAAACCATAATAAATTAACGAAGGGACAATTCCACCGGCAATCCACGTCCCGATTAACGCACCCACCGTAAACAGGATCAGTGTTGCTTCCAATCCGTTATAGATCCCTTTCATAATCGAGTCTTGTAAATCCTGATACGAATGCTTTAATTTCAATCCCAGTCCGATGATAATGAACCATGTTGCAAACAGCCCTAATTGAATTGGTATGGAAAAGACAGCAACAGACAATGACATAATCAATAGAAATACAATCAATACAAGAAACACTTCATACATTTTCGGTTTTTGCGGTTCCAAATCAGTTCCTCCTTTATTTTTAATACCTCAAGCTCAATTTGATAGCGTTTTCAAATGGATGGACTCAGAACACCTCCCTCAAGTTTTCGACAAATTTTTCTTTTATACTTTCATGCAAAAACCATGCCATTTCAACTAGAATGAAATGCACCGATTATGTTGCATCCACCAATCCTTTCAACTGTAAAAATCCTTTGACACTTTAAAACTTTTTTTACATATTCACCGATTAAATTCACCATTTTCAACAGCAATTCCGTACTATGTTGTTGGCATGTTATTTGCATGTATTTTTATGAAACCGCTGTAAAGGAGGTACAACCTTGAAGAACGCAATACATCAGGACATTGTTGTCATAGGCGGGGGGATTATGGGAGGAGCGATTGCCCACTATTGTGCAAAAGCAGGCCTCGACGTAGCGGTTCTGGAAAAAAAAGAACTGGCAAGCGGGACCTCTTCCCGGTGTGATGGAAATATCCTGGCAATTGATAAAGATCCCGGTTTCGACAGTCAAATGTCGCTTAAAAGCCAGCAATTGGTTCATGAATTGCACGAGGAACTGGATATTGATTTTGAGTACCGTA is a genomic window containing:
- a CDS encoding Cof-type HAD-IIB family hydrolase, which translates into the protein MTQSMIFFDLDNTLLNAEKEVPQSAKRAIRALQNDGHIVAIATGRTPFAFDHLLEELDIDTYVSLNGQYVVSKGEVIYRNPLNTEALKELTASALEHEHPIVYIDHKDWTSNKENDASVKHAIGELKIPQELKYDPDYYIGRDIYQALVFCTDGEEQVYEERFDQFDFIRWHPVSVDVLPHGGSKAKGIEKAIEKMGIAPENVYAFGDGLNDIEMLRAVQNSVAMGNAEEIVKEAAKSVTKSVDEDGVEHGLKLVGLLK
- a CDS encoding proline racemase family protein, which translates into the protein MDANRIISTVDLHVAGEPLRIIKSGVPPIKGRTQPDRRAYCMEHLDGLRKTLMNEPRGHHGMYGCIITSPATEEADFGVLFMHNEGWSTMCGHGIIAVVTMVIETGEYMVEDGHRKFIIDSPAGQVVAYAHCEGKQVIHVSFENVASFLYEKDYPVKIDNQEITADIAFGGAFYAIIDSNELHVQLDHESLPKLQSLGMKIKYAIEATINIQHPLQDDLKGIYGVIFSGNPSNSNADLKNVTIFADHQIDRSPCGTGTSARVAALYANGELEKSESFFHESITGGVFQSAVIADAKVTSFDAVIPEVSGTASITGFHQFVVDERDFLPEGFLI
- a CDS encoding NAD(P)/FAD-dependent oxidoreductase codes for the protein MHDVIIIGAGPAGLSAAITGAEKGLKPLVIDEYFKPGGRLLGQLYEEPNGFWWNGIKESEKLYERATHLDVAIELGTSVHNIEKQGEQWGVYTEKDVLYADHLLLATGAAESPIPVPGWELPGVMSVGAAQVMTNVHRVKPGNRGVIIGVNVLSAAIAMELQLAGVEVASLTLPKMNEITHNQAQPKEVLDSLLHVSHMAPSPAVRYGSKLLKNEFMKKMGVTFYPKNGFKMWDIPIQLRKAVIEICGDDAVTGVKLATIDSKGEVVVGSEENISCDFVCIAGGLYPLAELAAVAGCPFYLVEELGGYVPVHNAYMETPLENVYVAGNITGVEGAKVAMKQGVTAGLSIANHAGVSGLTQEIQHAIQSTEQTRDNAYIQFHPEVKKGRRVIQEQWEAAFDKV
- a CDS encoding (2Fe-2S)-binding protein, whose amino-acid sequence is MSQRIEDHPVLGAITEKDYVTFTFNEKQYKGLKHESLAAALLANGIRTLRHHEESGTPRGIYCNIGHCFECRVKVNGKSGIRACLTPLQEGMVVDSGGKLPTPVRDWREEHA
- a CDS encoding (2Fe-2S)-binding protein translates to MAEKDVVICRCEEVTYQELIETASKYNCSARELKLRTRASMGYCGGRTCRNIVDKVASEGESKGRDQIALKYQPPVRPIHFGDLGRVEE
- a CDS encoding sigma-54 interaction domain-containing protein; this encodes MYFPTFLDVKKMVNKNFVILNAESVPERELETVIQSEHPKQVFLKDKEGNMQFVTNRLNYASCTIVPVNAELSHMINVLETDGCILIKADQDQLLGYLTSQDLSKKLYTNYQYLYKYISTILETIDESCTVIDSDENVLAWTKGAEQVFSIKQEDILGRPITDFFKPDRLELLNTLKDGTSVYHSQHKARDNQVVLINSNPVYCDEEIIGAVVSERDITSQIKLNKELYHATERLFHLEKEVNKLTSTANPFINIRGNSKPLRKTITKFKKAASTDANILIHGESGVGKELFAKAVHAIREDEDAPFVAINCGAIPEPLFESEMFGYEKGAFSGADQKGKKGKVDLAKGGTLLLDEIGEMPLDMQVKMLRLLQENRFYSVGGTKEKEGNFRLVAATNQDLKALVKEGKFREDLYYRLNVVSIEVPPLRKRPEDIIELTHYFLNEISIKYNRPIHGISQEVMQALLQYQWPGNIRELKNVVERLIVFSENGDIKLDDLPFEPTTGWGNGNRKVVAENNGRSLNERLQEVEKDILVKELEKVNGNKAVCAENLQITRATLYNRLKKLGVK
- a CDS encoding peptide ABC transporter substrate-binding protein, coding for MKRKFKLVLLLSAALFLVTFLNACSEDKSEGTESNKEAESAGSGQADLAEDQVLHLTATSDFTSLDPHHASDAPSFDSLYQIRSGLVTLDENGEIVPDMAKAMPEISKDGTVYTFTLKDDVVWSNGDPVTAQDFVYSWQREVNPETAGEYAFIYLSANIENAANIRNKKSAMYGDTKKIGIEAINQRKLKITLEKPTPYFLDLLTFPPFYPLNEEFVKKQGADFALEPENMLFNGPFKLDKWNHGVGWTYTKNDKYWNADKVTLEKVKYKVVKQKNTAVNIYKSGSLDFLKLSSDYIQLFQDSEELHTGELTAEIKFIRLNQQHEALANEHIRDAIYNSINRKGLVDVLVKTGAEPARYVVPKSFAKGPDGKDFRAKYPSINKMSLEEARQSWMKGLKEIGKEKVEIGLMIGDTDTNATIAEYYANQLEENLPGLTVTINRQPYQAHLKLEGNRKYDMSKWGWLPDYRDPITFLDLWATDEPFNRTGYSNPEYDALIKKAKNLGNQPKKRWKIMQKAEKILLEDAVIVPTHQAATAYVKKPYVKHVIVRNYGPTVDWTYARVLKH
- a CDS encoding M24 family metallopeptidase encodes the protein MEKITKLRNQFDDLGIDGMLITNDQNRRYMTGFTGTAGIVLISKSEAKLITDFRYVDQAKTQATDFDVILHKNRTIDEIDKQIASSNITKLGFEENHVTYNTFKTFSETIHAELVPTSKVIENLRLIKSKDEIETIKKAAHIADETFSHIIDYIHPGITEMDVNHELEATMRKLGATSSAFDIIVASGSRSALPHGVASEKVIEKGDMVTLDFGAYYNGYRSDITRTVAVGKPDKELEKVYSIVREALSRGAEGLKPNMAASAVDALPRDYITAKGFGSCFGHGAGHGIGLDIHEEPFFSKSSDKLTEPGMVVTIEPGIYIPELGGVRIENDYLVTTDGNETLSQSTTELIVL
- the nhaC gene encoding Na+/H+ antiporter NhaC, yielding MYEVFLVLIVFLLIMSLSVAVFSIPIQLGLFATWFIIIGLGLKLKHSYQDLQDSIMKGIYNGLEATLILFTVGALIGTWIAGGIVPSLIYYGLQILNPTIFLVAAMIICAITSLATGTSFGTAGTAGIAMMGIGASYGIPLPLVAGSVISGAYVGDKLSPLSDTTNLTASLSRVNVIEHVKGMLPVSIPTLLITGILFTFVGFFYVNHDGDLSRANGVEAALSETFNIHWYVLIPAAVVILLLALGKPAIPVISFGALLGAVWAALFQGMTIVAAIKTAYNGVVDISSGVEFIDSLLNSGGIVSMLGVIALILMALGLGGLLDQVGILRAFSNLFDNWVQESTGRLTLATMFSAFLGNLFGSAAYVSNITGTKMTEDLYDDRNIDRRVLSRNTEGGGTVTTPMVPWSDGGIYMSTVLGVSTLAYLPFLWFGYVGIIITIFYGYMGWFFFDKKKKKEKTDHKSA